The window GTCAGAGTTTGCAAGGCTAATTTGGATCCAATTTTTAGGTGAGTCAGTGCCAAAGCAAAATCGCCACGACCAGGCGGAAATTTGGTCGGCGGATCAGTTCGAGCAGGTGATGGGGGAACTCAGCCCTAAAATGCGATCGCTCTTCTCGATCTGCTACTACACCGGCTGCCGAGTCAGTGAAGCGCGGCAGCTGCGGGCGGAGGATGTGGTAGGGAATACCCTGGTGCTGCGTAAGGCAACCACGAAAACGAAGCGCACGCGAGCGGTGCCGATTCATCCCAAGCTGAAGGCGGTGCTGGAAGCGGCAGAGTTACCGAGTCGGGGGTATCTGT of the Nodosilinea sp. FACHB-141 genome contains:
- a CDS encoding tyrosine-type recombinase/integrase — protein: MPKQNRHDQAEIWSADQFEQVMGELSPKMRSLFSICYYTGCRVSEARQLRAEDVVGNTLVLRKATTKTKRTRAVPIHPKLKAVLEAAELPSRGYLFPGRDGQGPITRQACDAALRKACGLLGLRGYSTHSNRRTWATRLDKAGVRLKAIQDLGGWSSMAALQRYLDVSEEEKVDAIAQL